Proteins encoded by one window of Nicotiana tabacum cultivar K326 chromosome 10, ASM71507v2, whole genome shotgun sequence:
- the LOC107831279 gene encoding DEAD-box ATP-dependent RNA helicase 17 isoform X1 encodes MELNVNKRKKQKIENSNNNKNSNSEVFASCSFQSLGLHPTLCDQLKERLGFEAPTLVQAQAIPVVLSGRHVLVNAATGTGKTVAYLAPVIHQLQKSDPRIQRTDGTFALVLVPTHELCMQVYEILQKLLHRFHWIVPGYIMGGENRNKEKARLRKGISILVATPGRLLDHLKNTSSFLYTNLRWIIFDEADRILELGYGKEIEDILNILGSKPQKSAGKDNTTSQISEVQRQNLLLSATLNEKVNELAKISLDNPVMVGLDQKTELHLTQQDMEPMEFNGKDILGKDGKLLSSSTEEYKLPTQLLQRYIKVPCGSRLVVLLAILKHLFEKEPSQKVVVFFSTCDAVDFHYSLVSGFQLLPHRQSDIEDKQLFLKCNTLRLHGNMNHEDRRTTFNAFKTEKSALLLSSDVAARGLDFPKVRCIIQYDPPGEATEYVHRVGRTARIGEKGDSLLFLQPVETDYLHGLEKHGVTLTEYPLQKLLDSFPLSGIKYHPKNFVSVDTHPWVVSLQRALESFISSELKMKKMAQNAFCSWVRAYTAHRGELKGIFMVKKLHLGHVARSFALKEQPSLVNKSLQKQSKKRMRDQKHNNVSKKRKVSKR; translated from the exons ATGGAGCTAAACGTTAACAAGAGGAAAAAGCAAAAGATTgagaacagcaacaacaacaaaaacagtAATTCAGAGGTTTTCGCTTCTTGCTCTTTCCAAAGTCTCGGTCTTCACCCTACCTTATGCGACCAGCTCAAag AGAGGCTTGGATTCGAGGCTCCAACACTTGTTCAGGCTCAAGCAATTCCTGTTGTCCTATCCGGTCGACACGT GCTAGTGAATGCAGCTACTGGAACGGGGAAAACTGTAGCTTATTTGGCTCCAGTCATTCACCAGTTGCAGAAGTCTGATCCCAGGATTCAGCGAACCGATGGTACTTTTG CGTTGGTTCTTGTGCCAACACACGAATTATGCATGCAGGTGTATGAGATCTTGCAAAAGTTGTTGCACCGTTTTCACTGGATTGTTCCTGGCTATATTATGGGAGGGGAAAACAGGAACAAAGAGAAAGCAAGATTGCGAAAAG GTATATCTATTCTTGTTGCAACTCCTGGACGTCTTTTGGATCACCTAAAAAACACATCATCATTCTTGTACACGAACCTGCGCTGGATAATTTTTGATGAAGCAGACAG AATTCTGGAACTTGGATATGGTAAAGAGATTGAAGATATACTTAATATTCTGGGCTCTAAACCACAGAAATCTGCTGGCAAGGATAACACAACTTCACAGATTTCTGAGGTTCAGAGGCAAAATTTGCTGTTATCAGCTACATTAAATGAGAAAGTAAACGAGCTCGCTAAAATTAGTTTAGATAACCCAGTGATGGTTGGGCTTGACCAGAAAACAGAGCTACATTTAACTCAGCAAGACATGGAACCAATGGAATTTAATGGGAAGGATATATTAGGAAAAGATGGCAAACTACTGAGTTCTTCAACTGAGGAATATAAGCTTCCGACTCAGTTACTTCAGCGATATATAAAAG TTCCCTGTGGTTCTCGGCTTGTAGTGCTTCTTGCAATTCTGAAACATCTGTTTGAGAAGGAGCCTTCCCAGAAG GTTGTGGTGTTTTTTTCAACATGTGATGCTGTAGATTTTCATTACTCATTGGTGAGCGGATTTCAGTTGCTCCCTCATCGGCAATCAGATATTGAAGACAAACAACTGTTTTTGAAATGCAACACACTTCGGTTACATGGGAATATGAATCACGAGGACCGAAGAACTACATTCAATGCTTTTAAAACAGAAAAATCAGCACTTCTGCTGTCCAGTGATGTTGCTGCTAGGGGCTTGGACTTTCCAAAAGTTAGGTGTATTATACAGTATGATCCTCCAGGAGAGGCGACTGAATATGTGCACCG GGTAGGAAGAACTGCCCGCATAGGTGAAAAGGGCGATTCTTTATTGTTCCTACAGCCAGTTGAAACTGATTACTTGCATGGCTTGGAGAAACATGGGGTGACTCTAACAGAGTATCCCCTTCAGAAACTTTTGGATAGCTTTCCATTGTCTGGTATCAAGTACCACCCGAAGAATTTTGTTTCAGTAGACACGCATCCATGGGTTGTTTCTCTACAGAGAGCATTGGAATCCTTTATTTCATCAGAG ctaaaaatgaagaaaatggcaCAAAATGCATTTTGCTCATGGGTTCGTGCATACACTGCCCATCGTGGTGAACTTAAAGGGATTTTTATGGTGAAGAAACTTCACTTGGGGCATGTAGCAAGAAGTTTTGCATTGAAGGAACAACCATCTTTGGTTAATAAATCGCTCCAAAAACAATCAAAGAAGAGGATGAGAGATCAGAAACATAACAACGTATCGAAAAAGAGGAAAGTTTCTAAAAGATGA
- the LOC107831279 gene encoding DEAD-box ATP-dependent RNA helicase 17 isoform X2 codes for MVLLVYEILQKLLHRFHWIVPGYIMGGENRNKEKARLRKGISILVATPGRLLDHLKNTSSFLYTNLRWIIFDEADRILELGYGKEIEDILNILGSKPQKSAGKDNTTSQISEVQRQNLLLSATLNEKVNELAKISLDNPVMVGLDQKTELHLTQQDMEPMEFNGKDILGKDGKLLSSSTEEYKLPTQLLQRYIKVPCGSRLVVLLAILKHLFEKEPSQKVVVFFSTCDAVDFHYSLVSGFQLLPHRQSDIEDKQLFLKCNTLRLHGNMNHEDRRTTFNAFKTEKSALLLSSDVAARGLDFPKVRCIIQYDPPGEATEYVHRVGRTARIGEKGDSLLFLQPVETDYLHGLEKHGVTLTEYPLQKLLDSFPLSGIKYHPKNFVSVDTHPWVVSLQRALESFISSELKMKKMAQNAFCSWVRAYTAHRGELKGIFMVKKLHLGHVARSFALKEQPSLVNKSLQKQSKKRMRDQKHNNVSKKRKVSKR; via the exons ATGGTACTTTTG GTGTATGAGATCTTGCAAAAGTTGTTGCACCGTTTTCACTGGATTGTTCCTGGCTATATTATGGGAGGGGAAAACAGGAACAAAGAGAAAGCAAGATTGCGAAAAG GTATATCTATTCTTGTTGCAACTCCTGGACGTCTTTTGGATCACCTAAAAAACACATCATCATTCTTGTACACGAACCTGCGCTGGATAATTTTTGATGAAGCAGACAG AATTCTGGAACTTGGATATGGTAAAGAGATTGAAGATATACTTAATATTCTGGGCTCTAAACCACAGAAATCTGCTGGCAAGGATAACACAACTTCACAGATTTCTGAGGTTCAGAGGCAAAATTTGCTGTTATCAGCTACATTAAATGAGAAAGTAAACGAGCTCGCTAAAATTAGTTTAGATAACCCAGTGATGGTTGGGCTTGACCAGAAAACAGAGCTACATTTAACTCAGCAAGACATGGAACCAATGGAATTTAATGGGAAGGATATATTAGGAAAAGATGGCAAACTACTGAGTTCTTCAACTGAGGAATATAAGCTTCCGACTCAGTTACTTCAGCGATATATAAAAG TTCCCTGTGGTTCTCGGCTTGTAGTGCTTCTTGCAATTCTGAAACATCTGTTTGAGAAGGAGCCTTCCCAGAAG GTTGTGGTGTTTTTTTCAACATGTGATGCTGTAGATTTTCATTACTCATTGGTGAGCGGATTTCAGTTGCTCCCTCATCGGCAATCAGATATTGAAGACAAACAACTGTTTTTGAAATGCAACACACTTCGGTTACATGGGAATATGAATCACGAGGACCGAAGAACTACATTCAATGCTTTTAAAACAGAAAAATCAGCACTTCTGCTGTCCAGTGATGTTGCTGCTAGGGGCTTGGACTTTCCAAAAGTTAGGTGTATTATACAGTATGATCCTCCAGGAGAGGCGACTGAATATGTGCACCG GGTAGGAAGAACTGCCCGCATAGGTGAAAAGGGCGATTCTTTATTGTTCCTACAGCCAGTTGAAACTGATTACTTGCATGGCTTGGAGAAACATGGGGTGACTCTAACAGAGTATCCCCTTCAGAAACTTTTGGATAGCTTTCCATTGTCTGGTATCAAGTACCACCCGAAGAATTTTGTTTCAGTAGACACGCATCCATGGGTTGTTTCTCTACAGAGAGCATTGGAATCCTTTATTTCATCAGAG ctaaaaatgaagaaaatggcaCAAAATGCATTTTGCTCATGGGTTCGTGCATACACTGCCCATCGTGGTGAACTTAAAGGGATTTTTATGGTGAAGAAACTTCACTTGGGGCATGTAGCAAGAAGTTTTGCATTGAAGGAACAACCATCTTTGGTTAATAAATCGCTCCAAAAACAATCAAAGAAGAGGATGAGAGATCAGAAACATAACAACGTATCGAAAAAGAGGAAAGTTTCTAAAAGATGA